One segment of Rhodopirellula baltica SH 1 DNA contains the following:
- a CDS encoding cell division protein FtsQ/DivIB, which produces MTESPPSEKRPRLIRRKRGLEVEQPSTMVGWVRGMIAAPAVLSILWPAILLVVGYAAWQTWGAKYVAVTYHGIDPQKISVTSPPEYVRTDIVDVVYTETAMKDMSLLDKQVSAKVASAFASHPWVQRVVGVRKKANGRLDVRLNYRLPVAMVYVDDPKTGPGFLVVDGEGTLLPSDFAPSETDHYLHIIVPGAYHTGGLGSPFGDTRVHSAALLARLLAPHRIELKLKSIGVHGDLRQNPIVQLEIANEDGERWFWGSPPGEEVAGELPATMKLQAMLAGVPTGSDLRQVQLQP; this is translated from the coding sequence ATGACCGAGTCGCCCCCGTCCGAAAAACGACCACGATTGATCCGGCGCAAGCGCGGACTGGAAGTGGAACAACCATCCACGATGGTGGGATGGGTCCGCGGAATGATCGCCGCGCCAGCGGTTTTGTCGATCCTGTGGCCCGCGATCCTGTTGGTCGTTGGCTACGCCGCCTGGCAAACTTGGGGAGCCAAGTACGTCGCGGTGACTTATCACGGGATCGATCCCCAAAAGATTTCTGTGACGTCGCCACCGGAATACGTGCGGACGGACATCGTTGATGTTGTCTACACCGAAACCGCGATGAAGGACATGTCGCTGCTGGACAAGCAAGTGTCCGCAAAAGTGGCTTCTGCGTTTGCGAGTCACCCGTGGGTGCAGCGTGTTGTCGGCGTGCGAAAGAAAGCAAACGGCCGACTCGACGTGCGTTTGAATTATCGATTGCCCGTTGCCATGGTCTACGTTGATGATCCCAAAACCGGACCTGGTTTTTTGGTGGTTGATGGCGAAGGCACTTTGTTGCCCAGCGACTTTGCACCCTCCGAAACCGATCACTATCTGCACATCATTGTTCCAGGTGCTTATCACACCGGCGGGCTAGGTTCGCCTTTTGGTGACACCCGAGTTCATTCCGCCGCGTTGTTGGCTCGATTGCTTGCACCCCATCGCATCGAGCTGAAATTGAAAAGCATCGGGGTGCATGGCGATTTGCGGCAAAACCCGATCGTTCAGCTCGAAATCGCGAATGAGGATGGCGAACGTTGGTTCTGGGGCAGTCCTCCCGGCGAAGAGGTTGCTGGCGAATTGCCCGCAACGATGAAGTTGCAAGCCATGTTGGCCGGAGTGCCAACTGGATCGGATTTACGACAAGTTCAACTTCAGCCGTAG
- a CDS encoding sulfatase family protein — MVRIHLALLFVLTLCCVNLFSADRPNVLVAISDDQSFPHTSAYGYQAIQTPAFDRVAKTGVLFNNAFTPSPGCSPMRAAFLTGRNIWQIEHAGTHASSFASKYEVYQDRLENAGYFVGYTGKGWGPGNWKISDRSRNPAGPSFSSKKSKAPGGISGNDYAANFDEFLKARPDDKPFSFWFGCHEPHRVFEKGIGLKNGLDPSKVVVPAFLPDTPEIRSDILDYCFEIQWFDQHLGRMLDSLEKAGELDNTIVIVTSDNGMAFPRAKANVYEYGIHMPLAISWPSGAKGGRVVDDLVNLIDVTVTIYDATEVQPPEKTPLSGRSLVELLRSDQDGIVEPTRDAVFSGRERHSSVRYESLGYPQRCIRTDQYLYIRNFRPERWPAGAPQKFGAGSYPKTNVVLAKELGPMHEGYHDIDGSPSLSFLVENRDDAELAKYLQSAVAKRPADELYDIQSDPACLNDLSAKPDFAEIKAGLSKRLNDYLTKTNDPRVSGPDGGDIWETYPRYSGLRWFPEPEWAKQSPDRVPKMDWLEQRRPKVQVSDK; from the coding sequence TTGGTCCGGATTCATCTCGCATTGTTGTTTGTTCTCACGCTTTGTTGCGTGAATCTGTTCTCGGCGGATCGTCCCAATGTGTTGGTGGCGATATCGGACGACCAGTCCTTCCCGCACACGTCGGCGTACGGATATCAAGCGATTCAAACGCCGGCCTTTGATCGCGTTGCAAAGACGGGAGTCTTGTTCAACAACGCCTTCACACCCTCGCCAGGATGCAGCCCCATGCGTGCTGCATTCTTGACCGGACGCAATATTTGGCAGATCGAACACGCCGGGACTCATGCCAGTTCCTTTGCGAGCAAGTACGAGGTCTATCAGGACCGGCTTGAGAACGCGGGCTACTTCGTTGGGTACACCGGCAAAGGTTGGGGGCCGGGAAACTGGAAAATCAGCGATCGTTCGAGGAACCCTGCCGGGCCATCGTTTTCGTCAAAGAAGTCGAAGGCTCCCGGCGGAATCAGCGGCAACGATTACGCAGCCAATTTTGACGAGTTTTTGAAGGCCCGGCCGGACGACAAGCCTTTCAGCTTTTGGTTCGGATGTCATGAACCGCATCGTGTGTTCGAGAAAGGCATCGGGCTGAAAAATGGGCTGGATCCGTCCAAGGTCGTTGTGCCCGCTTTCTTGCCCGACACGCCCGAGATTCGAAGCGACATCCTGGACTACTGTTTCGAGATCCAGTGGTTTGACCAGCATTTAGGCCGAATGCTTGATTCGCTTGAAAAAGCGGGAGAGCTCGACAACACGATCGTGATCGTGACCAGCGACAACGGCATGGCGTTTCCGCGGGCCAAAGCAAACGTTTATGAATATGGCATCCACATGCCTCTGGCGATCAGTTGGCCGAGCGGCGCGAAGGGTGGACGCGTGGTCGATGACCTGGTGAATTTGATCGACGTGACGGTGACCATCTACGACGCGACCGAGGTCCAACCGCCTGAGAAGACACCGCTGAGTGGTCGCAGTTTGGTCGAGCTGCTTCGGTCCGACCAAGACGGAATCGTCGAGCCGACTCGTGACGCTGTTTTCTCCGGCCGCGAAAGGCATTCTTCGGTGCGGTATGAATCGCTCGGGTATCCTCAACGATGCATCCGAACGGACCAATACCTCTATATCCGCAACTTCCGTCCGGAACGTTGGCCGGCTGGTGCACCCCAGAAATTTGGTGCGGGAAGTTACCCGAAAACCAATGTCGTCTTGGCCAAAGAGTTGGGGCCGATGCACGAAGGCTATCACGACATCGATGGTTCGCCTTCGTTGTCGTTCTTGGTCGAAAACCGCGACGACGCGGAGCTCGCCAAGTATTTGCAGTCGGCGGTTGCCAAGCGACCTGCAGATGAACTTTACGACATCCAATCAGATCCCGCTTGTTTGAACGATCTGTCGGCCAAACCTGATTTCGCAGAGATCAAAGCCGGCTTGAGCAAGCGTTTGAATGATTACTTGACCAAGACAAACGATCCGCGAGTGTCAGGTCCGGATGGCGGTGACATTTGGGAAACCTATCCGCGATACAGCGGTTTGCGTTGGTTCCCCGAACCTGAGTGGGCAAAGCAGTCACCGGATCGCGTGCCAAAGATGGACTGGTTGGAACAGCGTCGGCCCAAGGTACAGGTGAGCGACAAGTGA
- a CDS encoding WD40/YVTN/BNR-like repeat-containing protein, translating to MFSKQCVAVRCFILLAMAILPPRLLVAADVVSSNWNVSETGTNVSLRGLSAVDDDVIWASGAEATVIRSIDGGETWQPCGPAGFDGLEFRCVCAFSANVACIASAGTPAVLLRTEDGGATWKETYRAESESAFFDAMQFWDADRGMAVSDPVDGRLLVVETNDGGKSWRKVTNGIPLARPGEAAFAASNSSLLLGPDGQLWFGTGGAESETSRLYKRLGWDQPWDAIPVPMPSSQAAGIFAICQGPAIAEVDATKPLICVGGDYRASETSKVTACISLDDGATWQRVAGQPESFRSDVMAIPEASPLARALIAVGPAGTDLSHDGTNWTSLSDIGFHCLSAGKTKLFACGSDGRFAQLE from the coding sequence ATGTTTTCAAAGCAATGCGTCGCCGTTCGCTGCTTCATCCTTCTCGCGATGGCGATTTTGCCCCCTCGCCTCTTGGTCGCTGCGGATGTCGTGTCTTCCAATTGGAACGTGAGCGAAACCGGAACGAACGTCAGCTTGCGGGGGCTCTCTGCGGTGGATGACGATGTGATCTGGGCCAGTGGAGCGGAGGCCACCGTGATTCGCTCGATCGATGGTGGAGAGACTTGGCAACCTTGCGGCCCCGCCGGTTTTGATGGTCTTGAATTTCGCTGCGTCTGCGCCTTCAGTGCAAACGTCGCATGCATTGCCAGTGCGGGAACGCCGGCCGTGTTGTTACGAACCGAAGATGGTGGAGCGACTTGGAAGGAAACCTATCGCGCCGAATCAGAATCGGCGTTCTTTGATGCGATGCAATTTTGGGATGCGGATCGCGGCATGGCGGTGAGCGATCCGGTCGATGGTCGGTTGCTTGTGGTGGAAACCAACGACGGTGGCAAATCATGGCGAAAGGTAACCAACGGGATCCCGCTTGCTCGCCCTGGTGAAGCAGCCTTCGCGGCCAGCAACTCATCGTTGTTGCTTGGTCCGGACGGCCAGTTGTGGTTCGGCACCGGAGGTGCAGAATCCGAAACTAGTCGGCTGTACAAACGGTTGGGTTGGGATCAGCCGTGGGATGCTATTCCTGTCCCCATGCCAAGCTCGCAAGCCGCAGGCATTTTCGCAATTTGCCAGGGGCCGGCCATCGCCGAAGTTGACGCCACGAAACCTCTGATCTGCGTAGGCGGAGATTACCGAGCTTCCGAAACGTCGAAGGTCACGGCCTGCATTAGCCTGGATGACGGAGCAACTTGGCAACGTGTCGCGGGTCAACCAGAATCCTTCCGCAGTGACGTCATGGCGATCCCCGAAGCCAGCCCGCTCGCCAGAGCATTGATCGCCGTCGGTCCAGCCGGAACCGATTTGTCTCATGATGGAACGAACTGGACATCCTTGTCAGACATTGGCTTTCACTGTTTGTCAGCGGGAAAAACAAAGCTCTTCGCGTGCGGATCCGACGGCCGATTCGCTCAACTGGAGTGA
- a CDS encoding UDP-N-acetylmuramate dehydrogenase, whose translation MLFAGGLIESRLPILLRTAKLASSVPPPGGGGFRNSHRQMNDVSSAPSESLTEYFPEDLLHVVRENQPLRETLWLGIGGPARFLAEPVEIDQIEKLYTAAREKQLALRVLGQGSNVLVREAGFDGLVIKLSAPATSGLEIQGQKLVAGAGAKLTHAVIKTVGEGLGGLEHLVGIPGSIGAAVVGNVSAEGRDIGSVVESIEIIDEEGKRKTLTGDEAGFAHRQSTLMGTVVLSVTFNLEPKDVSALTKRMQKLWIHRGQRRPSESNRIAMPFIDPDSISACELINSTGLAGIREGDVSLDSAAPHYLIAHENATSDQCVKLIGRVREQVLMQTGIDLQLNLQIW comes from the coding sequence TTGTTGTTCGCCGGTGGGCTGATCGAATCCAGATTGCCAATTTTGCTTCGGACTGCGAAACTGGCGTCCAGCGTCCCGCCGCCTGGAGGTGGTGGCTTTCGAAACTCGCACCGGCAAATGAACGACGTGTCCTCTGCTCCCTCTGAATCGCTTACCGAATATTTCCCCGAAGACCTGCTGCATGTGGTCCGCGAAAACCAACCACTGCGTGAAACGTTGTGGTTGGGCATTGGCGGCCCCGCACGCTTCCTAGCCGAACCGGTCGAAATCGATCAGATCGAAAAACTTTACACCGCCGCTCGCGAAAAGCAGTTGGCTCTGCGTGTCCTTGGACAAGGCAGCAACGTGCTGGTTCGAGAAGCCGGATTTGATGGGTTGGTCATCAAGTTGTCCGCTCCCGCGACCAGTGGGCTGGAAATCCAGGGCCAAAAACTAGTCGCCGGTGCGGGAGCCAAGCTGACTCACGCGGTGATCAAAACGGTCGGTGAAGGATTGGGCGGACTGGAACACTTGGTCGGAATCCCTGGCAGTATCGGAGCAGCCGTCGTCGGGAACGTCTCAGCGGAAGGTCGCGACATCGGATCGGTCGTGGAGTCGATTGAGATCATCGATGAAGAAGGCAAACGCAAAACGCTCACGGGCGACGAAGCCGGGTTCGCTCACCGTCAATCCACTTTGATGGGAACCGTGGTTCTGTCCGTCACGTTTAACTTGGAACCCAAGGACGTTTCGGCACTCACGAAACGCATGCAAAAGTTGTGGATCCATCGTGGCCAGCGCCGTCCATCGGAATCCAATCGCATCGCAATGCCGTTCATCGATCCCGATTCCATTTCGGCGTGCGAGTTGATCAATAGCACCGGACTGGCGGGAATTCGTGAGGGCGACGTGTCGCTCGATTCGGCGGCACCGCACTACTTGATCGCCCACGAAAACGCGACCAGCGATCAATGCGTGAAACTGATCGGGCGGGTACGCGAACAAGTCTTGATGCAAACCGGGATCGACTTGCAGTTGAATCTGCAAATTTGGTAA
- a CDS encoding efflux RND transporter periplasmic adaptor subunit produces MLLAVGLLAGWFIQVDHHVVATGLARPAVRQAMFAGIDGVVNELKVKDGDVVRQGDVLVQLENPELTREAQALSGQLATATEKLSSVRAMLLAASDDSRDSAQSILEQQTLENQIDSLNKRLQINREMKDMLSVKAPFDGQIVGWRLNERLKDRPVSRGDRLFAIVQRDGPWELELKLEETRAGEVIERHAAGLNLPVQFAIETRPTETFHANLSAIGGVARKRADGRNMVDLVADIDTIPDGGFRGDAEVTAKIVCGRRRYLSSALDDVVAWFHRNVLFRFRT; encoded by the coding sequence ATGTTGTTGGCAGTCGGCTTGTTGGCCGGTTGGTTCATTCAAGTCGATCATCATGTTGTTGCGACCGGGCTGGCTCGTCCCGCGGTTCGGCAAGCTATGTTTGCTGGGATCGACGGCGTCGTTAACGAATTGAAGGTGAAAGATGGCGACGTCGTTCGCCAGGGTGACGTTTTGGTCCAGCTCGAGAATCCGGAACTCACCCGCGAAGCCCAGGCGTTGTCGGGACAGCTCGCGACCGCCACTGAAAAGTTGAGTTCTGTGCGAGCGATGTTGCTGGCCGCATCCGACGATTCTCGCGATTCGGCACAGAGCATCCTTGAACAACAAACGCTCGAGAACCAAATCGATTCACTCAACAAACGATTGCAAATCAATCGTGAGATGAAGGACATGCTTTCCGTGAAAGCCCCCTTTGATGGCCAGATAGTCGGTTGGCGATTGAACGAACGGCTGAAAGATCGGCCGGTGTCTCGCGGCGACCGATTATTCGCGATCGTTCAGCGCGACGGACCGTGGGAGTTGGAGCTGAAGCTGGAGGAAACTCGCGCTGGCGAAGTCATCGAACGTCACGCGGCGGGATTGAATCTTCCCGTTCAATTCGCCATCGAAACGCGACCGACCGAGACGTTCCATGCGAATCTGTCCGCGATCGGAGGCGTCGCTCGCAAACGTGCCGATGGCCGCAACATGGTGGACTTAGTCGCCGACATCGACACCATTCCGGATGGCGGCTTCCGTGGGGATGCCGAGGTTACCGCAAAGATCGTTTGTGGCCGTCGTCGCTATCTTTCCAGTGCACTGGATGACGTGGTCGCTTGGTTCCACCGCAACGTTTTGTTTCGGTTTCGAACATGA
- the xylA gene encoding xylose isomerase, with protein MTAFPDVPVIQYEGPQSDNPLAFRWYNPDEVIEGKTMKDHMRFSIVYWHTFRGTGADPFGPGTAVRPWDNGSESVENAQKRAVVAFELFTKLQAPYYAWHDRDVAPEGANLRETHANLDAVADVLEEQQKATGVKLLWGTANMFSNPRFMHGAATSCNADVFAYAGAQVKKALEVTKRLGGENYVFWGGREGYQNLYNTDMKRELDHLAKFFHMAVDYAKSIGFDGQFLIEPKPKEPTKHQYDSDAAACMNFLRAYDLDSHFKLNIETNHATLAGHTMMHELDYAGIQGGLGSIDANTGDLLLGWDTDQFPTDYYLTTQTMLMILKHGGIGTGGVNFDAKVRRESFEPIDLFHAHIGGMDAFAKGLKIAAAIRASGELADFVKNRYSTWDSGIGAKIEAGEVGFAELEAYMLEKGDVDANQSGRQEYLEHMINKYIDRV; from the coding sequence ATGACCGCTTTCCCCGATGTTCCCGTCATTCAGTACGAAGGCCCTCAGTCCGACAATCCGCTTGCCTTCCGCTGGTACAACCCCGACGAAGTCATCGAAGGAAAAACGATGAAGGACCACATGCGGTTCAGCATCGTCTACTGGCACACGTTCCGAGGAACCGGTGCAGACCCATTCGGCCCCGGAACGGCGGTTCGGCCTTGGGACAACGGATCTGAAAGCGTCGAAAACGCACAAAAGCGTGCCGTCGTTGCTTTTGAGTTGTTCACCAAACTGCAGGCTCCTTACTACGCGTGGCACGACCGCGATGTGGCCCCCGAAGGAGCCAACTTGCGAGAAACCCACGCGAATCTCGACGCGGTTGCCGATGTGCTGGAAGAACAGCAAAAAGCGACCGGCGTGAAATTGCTGTGGGGCACCGCCAACATGTTCAGCAACCCACGCTTCATGCACGGTGCCGCGACGAGCTGCAACGCGGACGTGTTCGCTTACGCCGGTGCTCAAGTCAAAAAGGCTTTGGAAGTCACCAAGCGTCTGGGCGGCGAAAACTATGTGTTCTGGGGCGGCCGCGAAGGTTACCAAAACCTTTACAACACCGACATGAAACGAGAACTGGACCATTTGGCCAAGTTCTTCCACATGGCAGTCGACTACGCCAAGTCGATCGGATTCGACGGTCAGTTCTTGATCGAGCCCAAACCGAAAGAGCCTACCAAGCACCAGTACGACAGCGACGCGGCCGCGTGCATGAACTTCCTGCGAGCCTACGATCTGGATTCGCACTTCAAGCTCAACATCGAAACCAACCACGCGACGTTGGCGGGTCACACGATGATGCACGAGCTCGATTACGCGGGCATACAAGGTGGACTGGGCAGCATCGACGCCAACACGGGTGATTTGTTGTTGGGTTGGGACACCGACCAATTCCCAACCGATTACTACCTGACCACCCAAACCATGCTGATGATTCTGAAGCACGGCGGGATCGGCACCGGTGGCGTGAACTTCGACGCCAAGGTGCGTCGTGAATCTTTCGAGCCCATCGATTTGTTCCACGCTCACATCGGCGGAATGGACGCGTTCGCGAAAGGTTTGAAGATCGCTGCTGCGATTCGTGCCAGCGGCGAATTGGCCGATTTCGTGAAGAACCGCTACTCGACTTGGGATTCCGGAATCGGTGCCAAGATCGAAGCCGGTGAAGTCGGCTTCGCGGAACTGGAAGCTTACATGCTCGAGAAGGGCGACGTCGACGCAAACCAAAGCGGCCGCCAAGAGTACCTCGAGCACATGATCAATAAGTACATCGATCGCGTTTGA
- a CDS encoding lipopolysaccharide biosynthesis protein, with protein MMWLVPLLTQGFYAAMVPVVYPLTVIPNTLGIYLFNTAADRSKRLRTSDVHRILGGSIAIQTVSTIAFIILIGPLVKLVYGEEFAPAIVFAWWLAPVSAIKGILQGLDSYVKGRGKPLAPIRCRIVASVVMLGLTAAFVGSYGAIAIAVAALVGQVICLVWLSAIVYADVREQNAVIE; from the coding sequence GTGATGTGGTTGGTTCCACTTCTAACGCAGGGCTTTTACGCAGCGATGGTTCCTGTCGTCTATCCGTTGACGGTGATTCCTAACACGCTGGGCATTTACTTGTTCAATACCGCGGCGGATCGCAGCAAACGACTGCGAACATCGGACGTGCACCGAATTCTTGGTGGCTCCATCGCGATTCAAACCGTTTCCACCATCGCCTTCATCATCTTGATCGGACCGTTGGTGAAGCTCGTTTATGGCGAAGAATTTGCACCCGCCATTGTGTTCGCTTGGTGGCTCGCACCGGTGTCCGCGATCAAAGGCATCTTGCAAGGGTTGGACAGCTACGTCAAAGGCCGAGGCAAACCGCTCGCGCCGATCCGATGCCGCATCGTTGCTTCCGTCGTCATGCTGGGATTGACCGCCGCGTTCGTCGGATCCTACGGGGCGATCGCGATCGCGGTGGCTGCTTTGGTCGGACAAGTCATCTGTTTGGTATGGCTGTCCGCGATCGTCTACGCCGACGTTCGCGAACAAAACGCGGTGATCGAATAG